From a single Pseudorasbora parva isolate DD20220531a chromosome 15, ASM2467924v1, whole genome shotgun sequence genomic region:
- the nid2b gene encoding nidogen-2, which produces MSKGHAKLQVGFNRGDTSTTEELFYSLFGSDETTNNLHKSGNTGVNGLWIFHIGTSRFPFQKIVPASVSKSDSMGFGSLRNTTDEDFYITEESTTLADKSTSEAQKDIPASLVQQPLKPNQELLHASSNNGTKLCGVHLKFCSQEGYCTDYATGPCCHCRSGYYGNGRQCLPMGISQPLSGKMSGRVSVGDTKVQLNNVDIHGFAVVGEGRVYISISPVPAQAGWALMTVSPLVSIFGWLFALELQNHPNGFSITGAEFSHWAELVFSPQGQRVTIIQEAQGMDSFNHLNFDISINGELPSIPSGAKVHILPYKETYQYNQSVVTSSSLQKYMVVSENGGSETFSYRLHQNVSFRNCKHGPWTIPDFQQVNVEHLMVMFTEGTTLRYAIINTVGPVGGELPGLVELNPCSTGKHHCDPMALCLPGDGIQYHCQCAMGFQGDGRNCYDVDECAEGLSSCGPHSECVNMAGGHHCHCESGYEFDLDLHLCVDIDECFLQLCHPFGSCTNTQGSFHCQCWPEYKGDGFLCQPPQKPKPSLTVCQQHRDSLQESLSIYRGLEAFVPQCDEKGQYKPLQCLGTTGHCWCVDSRGQERVGTRTMPGTVHANCDQPAALVPRVETVCERWRLSLMSHYNGQPSPQDYMPLCDAHGNFLPVQCYGNSSFCWCVDHQGVEIIGTRSYNDVKPPCISDDAPPLNNALTYPVISSSPSGPAILYAQASQIVVIPLDETDPVQEKSTVLLALKDSVVIGMDYDCQENMLYWTDFGRHTINRVILVFGSEPEAIISQGLVQPEGIAVDTVHRKLFWVDSGKDRIETSGLDGRNRKVLIDSDLVNPRAIIVDAKSGTLYWTDWNRDAPKIESSSLEGHKRKVLVQEGLMLPNALTLDNTTNHLCWADAGSKKLECISPDGTQRRASHDALDYPFSLAIYNSHFYYTDWERDGILVIDRITKKNTAYVPIQQSHLYGITVIPSQCL; this is translated from the exons GTCAGGGAACACTGGGGTAAATGGACTGTGGATTTTCCACATCGGAACCAGCCGCTTCCCATTCCAGAAGATAGTTCCTGCTTCAGTCTCCAAGTCTGATTCTATGGGATTTGGTAGCTTGCGCAACACTACAGATGAGGATTTCTACATTACAGAAGAATCTACCACACTTGCAGATAAGTCTACTTCTGAGGCCCAAAAGGACATCCCAGCTTCACTTGTTCAGCAACCATTAAAACCAAACCAAGAACTACTACATGCTAGTTCAAATAATGGAACCAAACTGTGTGGCGTGCACTTGAAATTCTGCTCACAGGAAGGATACTGCACAGACTATGCAACTGGTCCATGCTGTCATTGCCGTTCTGGTTACTATGGCAATGGCAGACAATGTTTACCCATGG GTATTTCTCAACCTTTAAGTGGAAAGATGAGTGGCCGTGTTTCTGTTGGAGATACTAAAGTTCAGCTAAACAATGTGGACATCCATGGCTTTGCTGTGGTGGGAGAAGGACGCGTATACATTTCTATCAGTCCTGTCCCAGCTCAGGCAGGTTGGGCCCTGATGACTGTGAGCCCACTGGTCTCCATATTTGGCTGGCTGTTTGCTCTTGAGCTCCAAAATCATCCAAATGGCTTCAGCATAACTG GTGCTGAGTTTTCTCATTGGGCAGAACTGGTTTTCAGTCCACAAGGCCAACGTGTTACCATTATTCAAGAGGCTCAAGGAATGGATTCATTCAACCATTTAAATTTTGACATAAGTATCAACGGAGAATTACCTTCCATTCCAAGTGGTGCTAAAGTTCATATTCTGCCATATAAAGAGACCTACCAATACAATCAATCAG TTGTAACATCATCTTCACTGCAAAAGTACATGGTGGTGTCAGAAAATGGTGGATCCGAGACATTCTCCTACCGGCTACACCAGAATGTGAGCTTCCGTAACTGTAAGCATGGCCCATGGACCATACCGGACTTTCAGCAGGTGAATGTGGAGCATCTGATGGTCATGTTCACAGAAGGAACCACCCTTAGATATGCCATAATCAACACAGTGGGACCTGTAGGAG GTGAGCTCCCTGGGCTTGTGGAGTTAAACCCCTGTTCAACTGGGAAGCACCATTGTGACCCAATGGCTCTCTGTCTGCCAGGGGACGGCATTCAATACCACTGTCAGTGTGCCATGGGCTTTCAGGGGGATGGACGGAACTGCTATG ATGTAGATGAGTGTGCTGAGGGGCTCAGTTCCTGTGGTCCCCACTCTGAGTGTGTGAACATGGCGGGTGGTCATCACTGCCACTGTGAATCTGGCTATGAGTTTGACCTTGATTTGCATCTGTGTGTGG ATATTGATGAGTGCTTTCTGCAGCTCTGTCATCCGTTTGGGTCCTGCACCAACACCCAGGGCTCATTCCACTGCCAGTGCTGGCCTGAATACAAGGGCGACGGCTTCCTCTGCCAACCACCAC AGAAGCCCAAACCCTCATTAACTGTGTGCCAGCAGCACAGAGACAGCCTGCAAGAGAGTTTAAGCATTTACCGAGGCCTGGAGGCTTTCGTTCCTCAGTGCGATGAGAAAGGGCAGTACAAACCCCTGCAGTGCCTGGGCACCACTGGCCACTGCTGGTGTGTGGACAGTAGAGGTCAGGAGAGAGTGGGCACCAGGACAATGCCTGGCACAGTGCATGCCAATTGTGATCAGCCAG CTGCCCTGGTTCCCCGTGTGGAGACTGTGTGCGAGCGCTGGAGACTTTCACTCATGAGTCATTATAATGGTCAGCCATCCCCTCAGGACTACATGCCCCTGTGTGACGCTCACGGGAATTTCCTGCCTGTGCAATGTTACGGCAACAGCAGTTTCTGCTGGTGTGTGGACCATCAAGGCGTGGAAATTATTGGAACCCGATCCTACAATGATGTAAAGCCCCCCT GTATCTCAGATGATGCACCACCATTGAATAATGCATTGACATATCCTGTCATAAGCTCCTCCCCTTCAGGGCCTGCTATCCTTTATGCACAAGCCTCGCAGATTGTAGTCATTCCTCTTGATGAAACAGACCCAGTTCAAGAAAAATCCACGGTTTTACTGGCCTTAAAG GACTCTGTTGTGATTGGAATGGACTATGACTGTCAGGAGAACATGTTATATTGGACAGATTTTGGACGACATACCATTAACAGAGTGATCTTAGTATTTGGGTCTGAGCCAGAGGCTATTATTAGCCAAg GCTTGGTCCAGCCGGAGGGAATTGCTGTGGACACTGTGCACAGGAAGCTGTTCTGGGTAGACAGTGGGAAAGACAGGATTGAGACATCTGGTCTGGATGGCAGGAACAGAAAAGTGCTGATTGATTCTGATTTGGTCAATCCCAGAGCCATCATAGTGGACGCTAAGAGTGG AACCTTATATTGGACCGATTGGAACCGTGATGCTCCTAAAATAGAGAGTTCGTCACTGGAGGGGCATAAGAGGAAAGTTTTGGTGCAAGAGGGTCTCATGTTGCCCAATGCCTTGACAttggacaacactacaaatcaCCTGTGCTGGGCAGATGCAG GCTCAAAGAAACTGGAGTGCATATCTCCAGATGGGACTCAGAGACGTGCGTCCCATGATGCTTTGGACTATCCGTTCAGCCTGGCCATCTATAACAGCCACTTTTACTACACTGACTGGGAGAG AGACGGAATACTGGTGATTGATCGAATCACAAAGAAAAACACAGCGTATGTCCCTATTCAGCAGTCACACTTGTATGGGATTACGGTTATTCCATCGCAATGTCTATAG